GGGGCAATGGCGCCCCACCGCGAAAGTCAACAGTTTGCACTTTCGCAACTACACGCGCTTTCCCAAGCTGCTCAATCAACCGCGCCACAATAGCCTGGCTCGTCGCCATCCCTTCCGTAACGGAAAGGGAAAGCTCCTGCGATATCTGCCGATGATAGCTCATCACAGTAAACTGCTCAACGGGAAGCGCTGCAAAGAGTGCCACGTCCTGCCCCAACCACATCAAAGCCGAATCGTTTAGCAGACCCGCTTCATAGTACAAATTCATTGAAAGTGCGACATCCGGATTCACGGCACGAGTCGCTGTACTAATCTCACGAACTGTTTGAGCAATTACTTCGGCACGAGCATGCGCCAACCGGATATATTCCTCGGTGTAACCTGAGGCACCACGGACAAAAACCGTTTCCGGACGCTCATCATGCGTGCGATAGACCAGATCGTCTTGAATCAAAATACCATCCACACCCGTACGAGCAAGGTCAGCGAATAATGATGCGACATAGTGGCGGCTTGCCGGAGTAAAAAGCGATAAGCGCCCACTGACCGGATCTTTCAGTGGTGAGTTCGTCGCCAACCAATCGGTTCGGCGTCCGCCAAGCCATCCATAAATCGTTAACCCATGAGCCCTTGCTGCGGGTACCGCGCTGAGAAAATGATCTTCCAGGGTCGGCGCCAGTGCCGTCGTGAAATAGACCCCTGAAGTTGGAAGTACTTCACGCGCCTCTGATCTCACATGAAAAGTCAGGTAACGATCGCCTTGATTATGAAAGGCGCGTAAAATGACCCCATGGTATCCTTGCGCTTTCAACGTGGCAAATAACACATCCCAGCTACCAAAACGCGACAAATCCATCCAAGATATTTGTGCAACATTTCCATAAAGTGGCCGAGCAGATGGGGTGGACAACACTCCAAACACGACAATAAGAACCAAAAGATATATTTTTTTCACTGTCTCTTTCCAAAGTTTTCGTTATACTGCGCCGGTCTATAGAAAAAAAGGAACGACCGAATGAAACAACCATCTCTCTTCACAGGGAAAATTTTCTGTATCCTTCTTGGCATAACGTTTTCGGTTGGCTGCACGGGTGAACTGACCCGTAATGGACTGTTTAGTGAGCCATCCATGCCATCGACACTGCAGGCTCAGCATGACGAAACATACGACGACCCGAATTATTATTATATACTCTATACAATGGATCGTTTGCAAGGCGACGATGCAAGCGCACTGGCACATCTTGAACGGAGC
The genomic region above belongs to Chrysiogenes arsenatis DSM 11915 and contains:
- a CDS encoding poly-beta-1,6-N-acetyl-D-glucosamine N-deacetylase PgaB → MDLSRFGSWDVLFATLKAQGYHGVILRAFHNQGDRYLTFHVRSEAREVLPTSGVYFTTALAPTLEDHFLSAVPAARAHGLTIYGWLGGRRTDWLATNSPLKDPVSGRLSLFTPASRHYVASLFADLARTGVDGILIQDDLVYRTHDERPETVFVRGASGYTEEYIRLAHARAEVIAQTVREISTATRAVNPDVALSMNLYYEAGLLNDSALMWLGQDVALFAALPVEQFTVMSYHRQISQELSLSVTEGMATSQAIVARLIEQLGKARVVAKVQTVDFRGGAPLPRHELVELLQMFPPDTPRIFMPLRGVLP